In Trifolium pratense cultivar HEN17-A07 linkage group LG7, ARS_RC_1.1, whole genome shotgun sequence, a genomic segment contains:
- the LOC123894872 gene encoding protein FREE1 isoform X2 produces the protein MHQGDYTSAPYYQFPHMQQNPNPTPPPQSDPIPNHYASAPPFTPNYDYSNYSPYPPHNPEPLPSSNPNFNPTIESNPPYQQPPSQPFYPPYDQHHTAPNYAPPNPNPNPNPIPNSSLYNSAPYPQTASSLPPISSYQSQYENPVKSDYGAGAAGAGGGYFDDRYGSFNRRSSDLGSELYGTRHDGGLSRYESGGGADEGYGDGVYAYQGGKVEPYGARGTAPKSSTWNSNSSNSTPSFDDFGRPISFPKESSVPSKIVKAVPKVDTQEDAKSGVQKFRVKLLAESGGQSTMDVLCQVGLDGLRMLDPNTSRTLRIYPLENITRCDRFDSSTFAFWSKSPVDIEPRRIRLQSNSYTTNTLLDTVTAATIQFKEMGGSRRPAESLKINEQTAERKKGLGDWMNIIKPANEEKDHWVPDEAVSKCTACGTDFGAFNRKHHCRNCGDIFCDKCTHGRIALTAEENAQPVRVCDRCMAEVTQRLTSAKESSSKPILQSHEDLARKLQEELERNRKSSGSKSDGSGRRMKEVACPICTVHLQVQVPSSGSETIECGVCQHPFLVSSY, from the exons atGCATCAAGGAGATTACACCTCCGCTCCATACTATCAATTCCCTCATATGCAGCAAAACCCCAACCCTACACCCCCTCCTCAATCCGATCCAATTCCGAACCACTACGCTTCTGCACCTCCTTTCACTCCCAATTATGATTATTCCAATTATTCTCCTTACCCTCCTCATAATCCCGAACCTCTTCCTTCTTCCAACCCTAATTTCAATCCTACCATTGAATCCAATCCTCCTTATCAACAACCACCGTCACAGCCATTTTATCCACCCTACGATCAACATCACACCGCTCCAAATTATGCACCTcctaaccctaaccctaatcccAATCCCATTCCCAATTCATCGTTGTATAATTCGGCACCGTATCCTCAAACCGCATCTTCCCTTCCTCCGATTTCGTCATACCAAAGCCAATACGAGAATCCGGTGAAATCTGATTACGGTGCCGGTGCTGCTGGCGCTGGTGGTGGTTATTTTGATGACCGGTATGGAAGTTTTAATCGGAGAAGTTCTGATTTGGGATCCGAATTGTATGGTACGCGTCATGATGGTGGTTTGTCTAGGTATGAATCCGGTGGTGGTGCTGATGAAGGTTATGGAGATGGAGTTTATGCTTATCAAGGGGGAAAAGTTGAACCGTATGGTGCACGTGGTACGGCTCCTAAATCTTCAACTTGGAATTCAAATTCGTCAAATTCAACGCCTTCGTTTGATGATTTTGGGAGGCCGATTAGTTTTCCGAAAGAATCTTCTGTGCCAAGTAAGATTGTGAAAGCTGTGCCGAAGGTTGATACACAAGAAGATGCCAAAAGTGGAGTGCAAAAGTTTCGTGTCAAGCTGCTGGCAGAGAGTGGTGGTCAGAGTACAATGGATGTTCTCTGCCAG GTTGGTTTGGATGGACTTCGCATGCTAGATCCAAATACCAGTCGGACGTTGAGAATATATCCTCTTGAGAACATAACAAGATGTGAT AGATTCGATTCATCTACCTTTGCATTTTGGTCGAAGAGCCCTGTAGACATTGAGCCAAGACGAATTAGATTGCAATCTAATAGTTACACTACCAACACACTTTTGGATACAGTGACTGCTGCGACCATACAG TTCAAGGAAATGGGTGGCAGTAGGAGGCCTGCTGAATCATTGAAAATAAATGAACAGACTGCCGAAAGAAAGAAAGGCCTCGGTGATTGGATGAATATCATCAAACCTGCCAATGAAGAGAAAGATCATTGG GTCCCAGATGAAGCAGTCTCAAAATGTACCGCTTGTGGCACTGATTTTGGGGCTTTTAACCGCAAG CATCACTGTAGGAACTGTGGTGATATTTTCTGTGACAAATGTACACATGGTAGAATTGCTCTAACTGCTGAAGAGAATGCTCAGCCAGTACGAGTTTGCGACCGATGCATG GCAGAAGTGACTCAGAGGCTGACTAGTGCTAAAGAGTCATCAAGTAAACCAATTCTGCAGAGTCATGAGGATCTTGCTCGGAAACTTCAG GAGGAGCTGGAGAGAAATCGGAAGTCATCAG GTTCCAAGTCTGATGGTTCTGGGAGACGGATGAAGGAGGTTGCATGTCCTATATGCACTGTCCATCTGCAG GTTCAGGTACCTAGCTCAGGTTCTGAGACCATTGAGTGTGGAGTTTGCCAGCATCCATTTCTTGTGAGTTCTTATTGA
- the LOC123894872 gene encoding protein FREE1 isoform X1, with product MHQGDYTSAPYYQFPHMQQNPNPTPPPQSDPIPNHYASAPPFTPNYDYSNYSPYPPHNPEPLPSSNPNFNPTIESNPPYQQPPSQPFYPPYDQHHTAPNYAPPNPNPNPNPIPNSSLYNSAPYPQTASSLPPISSYQSQYENPVKSDYGAGAAGAGGGYFDDRYGSFNRRSSDLGSELYGTRHDGGLSRYESGGGADEGYGDGVYAYQGGKVEPYGARGTAPKSSTWNSNSSNSTPSFDDFGRPISFPKESSVPSKIVKAVPKVDTQEDAKSGVQKFRVKLLAESGGQSTMDVLCQVGLDGLRMLDPNTSRTLRIYPLENITRCDRFDSSTFAFWSKSPVDIEPRRIRLQSNSYTTNTLLDTVTAATIQFKEMGGSRRPAESLKINEQTAERKKGLGDWMNIIKPANEEKDHWVPDEAVSKCTACGTDFGAFNRKVDLPVSFLMAMFSVFCDVFLMTAFCFFQHHCRNCGDIFCDKCTHGRIALTAEENAQPVRVCDRCMAEVTQRLTSAKESSSKPILQSHEDLARKLQEELERNRKSSGSKSDGSGRRMKEVACPICTVHLQVQVPSSGSETIECGVCQHPFLVSSY from the exons atGCATCAAGGAGATTACACCTCCGCTCCATACTATCAATTCCCTCATATGCAGCAAAACCCCAACCCTACACCCCCTCCTCAATCCGATCCAATTCCGAACCACTACGCTTCTGCACCTCCTTTCACTCCCAATTATGATTATTCCAATTATTCTCCTTACCCTCCTCATAATCCCGAACCTCTTCCTTCTTCCAACCCTAATTTCAATCCTACCATTGAATCCAATCCTCCTTATCAACAACCACCGTCACAGCCATTTTATCCACCCTACGATCAACATCACACCGCTCCAAATTATGCACCTcctaaccctaaccctaatcccAATCCCATTCCCAATTCATCGTTGTATAATTCGGCACCGTATCCTCAAACCGCATCTTCCCTTCCTCCGATTTCGTCATACCAAAGCCAATACGAGAATCCGGTGAAATCTGATTACGGTGCCGGTGCTGCTGGCGCTGGTGGTGGTTATTTTGATGACCGGTATGGAAGTTTTAATCGGAGAAGTTCTGATTTGGGATCCGAATTGTATGGTACGCGTCATGATGGTGGTTTGTCTAGGTATGAATCCGGTGGTGGTGCTGATGAAGGTTATGGAGATGGAGTTTATGCTTATCAAGGGGGAAAAGTTGAACCGTATGGTGCACGTGGTACGGCTCCTAAATCTTCAACTTGGAATTCAAATTCGTCAAATTCAACGCCTTCGTTTGATGATTTTGGGAGGCCGATTAGTTTTCCGAAAGAATCTTCTGTGCCAAGTAAGATTGTGAAAGCTGTGCCGAAGGTTGATACACAAGAAGATGCCAAAAGTGGAGTGCAAAAGTTTCGTGTCAAGCTGCTGGCAGAGAGTGGTGGTCAGAGTACAATGGATGTTCTCTGCCAG GTTGGTTTGGATGGACTTCGCATGCTAGATCCAAATACCAGTCGGACGTTGAGAATATATCCTCTTGAGAACATAACAAGATGTGAT AGATTCGATTCATCTACCTTTGCATTTTGGTCGAAGAGCCCTGTAGACATTGAGCCAAGACGAATTAGATTGCAATCTAATAGTTACACTACCAACACACTTTTGGATACAGTGACTGCTGCGACCATACAG TTCAAGGAAATGGGTGGCAGTAGGAGGCCTGCTGAATCATTGAAAATAAATGAACAGACTGCCGAAAGAAAGAAAGGCCTCGGTGATTGGATGAATATCATCAAACCTGCCAATGAAGAGAAAGATCATTGG GTCCCAGATGAAGCAGTCTCAAAATGTACCGCTTGTGGCACTGATTTTGGGGCTTTTAACCGCAAGGTTGATCTCCCTGTTTCTTTCCTCATGGCtatgttttctgttttttgtgATGTTTTTCTAATGACAGCGTTTTGCTTCTTCCAGCATCACTGTAGGAACTGTGGTGATATTTTCTGTGACAAATGTACACATGGTAGAATTGCTCTAACTGCTGAAGAGAATGCTCAGCCAGTACGAGTTTGCGACCGATGCATG GCAGAAGTGACTCAGAGGCTGACTAGTGCTAAAGAGTCATCAAGTAAACCAATTCTGCAGAGTCATGAGGATCTTGCTCGGAAACTTCAG GAGGAGCTGGAGAGAAATCGGAAGTCATCAG GTTCCAAGTCTGATGGTTCTGGGAGACGGATGAAGGAGGTTGCATGTCCTATATGCACTGTCCATCTGCAG GTTCAGGTACCTAGCTCAGGTTCTGAGACCATTGAGTGTGGAGTTTGCCAGCATCCATTTCTTGTGAGTTCTTATTGA
- the LOC123894872 gene encoding protein FREE1 isoform X3 has protein sequence MHQGDYTSAPYYQFPHMQQNPNPTPPPQSDPIPNHYASAPPFTPNYDYSNYSPYPPHNPEPLPSSNPNFNPTIESNPPYQQPPSQPFYPPYDQHHTAPNYAPPNPNPNPNPIPNSSLYNSAPYPQTASSLPPISSYQSQYENPVKSDYGAGAAGAGGGYFDDRYGSFNRRSSDLGSELYGTRHDGGLSRYESGGGADEGYGDGVYAYQGGKVEPYGARGTAPKSSTWNSNSSNSTPSFDDFGRPISFPKESSVPSKIVKAVPKVDTQEDAKSGVQKFRVKLLAESGGQSTMDVLCQVGLDGLRMLDPNTSRTLRIYPLENITRCDRFDSSTFAFWSKSPVDIEPRRIRLQSNSYTTNTLLDTVTAATIQFKEMGGSRRPAESLKINEQTAERKKGLGDWMNIIKPANEEKDHWVPDEAVSKCTACGTDFGAFNRKHHCRNCGDIFCDKCTHGRIALTAEENAQPVRVCDRCMAEVTQRLTSAKESSSKPILQSHEDLARKLQEELERNRKSSGNVILVQFLESGVILLKILSNLLCG, from the exons atGCATCAAGGAGATTACACCTCCGCTCCATACTATCAATTCCCTCATATGCAGCAAAACCCCAACCCTACACCCCCTCCTCAATCCGATCCAATTCCGAACCACTACGCTTCTGCACCTCCTTTCACTCCCAATTATGATTATTCCAATTATTCTCCTTACCCTCCTCATAATCCCGAACCTCTTCCTTCTTCCAACCCTAATTTCAATCCTACCATTGAATCCAATCCTCCTTATCAACAACCACCGTCACAGCCATTTTATCCACCCTACGATCAACATCACACCGCTCCAAATTATGCACCTcctaaccctaaccctaatcccAATCCCATTCCCAATTCATCGTTGTATAATTCGGCACCGTATCCTCAAACCGCATCTTCCCTTCCTCCGATTTCGTCATACCAAAGCCAATACGAGAATCCGGTGAAATCTGATTACGGTGCCGGTGCTGCTGGCGCTGGTGGTGGTTATTTTGATGACCGGTATGGAAGTTTTAATCGGAGAAGTTCTGATTTGGGATCCGAATTGTATGGTACGCGTCATGATGGTGGTTTGTCTAGGTATGAATCCGGTGGTGGTGCTGATGAAGGTTATGGAGATGGAGTTTATGCTTATCAAGGGGGAAAAGTTGAACCGTATGGTGCACGTGGTACGGCTCCTAAATCTTCAACTTGGAATTCAAATTCGTCAAATTCAACGCCTTCGTTTGATGATTTTGGGAGGCCGATTAGTTTTCCGAAAGAATCTTCTGTGCCAAGTAAGATTGTGAAAGCTGTGCCGAAGGTTGATACACAAGAAGATGCCAAAAGTGGAGTGCAAAAGTTTCGTGTCAAGCTGCTGGCAGAGAGTGGTGGTCAGAGTACAATGGATGTTCTCTGCCAG GTTGGTTTGGATGGACTTCGCATGCTAGATCCAAATACCAGTCGGACGTTGAGAATATATCCTCTTGAGAACATAACAAGATGTGAT AGATTCGATTCATCTACCTTTGCATTTTGGTCGAAGAGCCCTGTAGACATTGAGCCAAGACGAATTAGATTGCAATCTAATAGTTACACTACCAACACACTTTTGGATACAGTGACTGCTGCGACCATACAG TTCAAGGAAATGGGTGGCAGTAGGAGGCCTGCTGAATCATTGAAAATAAATGAACAGACTGCCGAAAGAAAGAAAGGCCTCGGTGATTGGATGAATATCATCAAACCTGCCAATGAAGAGAAAGATCATTGG GTCCCAGATGAAGCAGTCTCAAAATGTACCGCTTGTGGCACTGATTTTGGGGCTTTTAACCGCAAG CATCACTGTAGGAACTGTGGTGATATTTTCTGTGACAAATGTACACATGGTAGAATTGCTCTAACTGCTGAAGAGAATGCTCAGCCAGTACGAGTTTGCGACCGATGCATG GCAGAAGTGACTCAGAGGCTGACTAGTGCTAAAGAGTCATCAAGTAAACCAATTCTGCAGAGTCATGAGGATCTTGCTCGGAAACTTCAG GAGGAGCTGGAGAGAAATCGGAAGTCATCAGGTAATGTAATCTTGGTTCAATTTTTGGAGTCTGGTGTAATATTGCTGAAG ATTTTAAGTAATCTGTTGTGTGGGTAA
- the LOC123898302 gene encoding prostaglandin E synthase 2-like, which yields MRGLNGAISIARALRVNSTAASTFLRHPRPAPYAATYCSYSIPQNLVDRSDLSTPPIVRSDVIGFRYYSSAATAAATSTPQQDLKTRGAEQNSFNPKEVVLFQYEACPFCNKVKAFLDYHGIEYKVVEVNPMNKKEIKWSDYKKVPIVTVDGEQLVDSSDIIDKLIKRIHPDYDLNADEEKKWREWVDNHLVHVLSPNIYRTVSEALESFDYITTKGNFSLYERLVAKYGGAAAMYFVSKKLKKRHNITDERASLYGAAEQWVDALKGRKFLGDLQPNLADLAVFGVLRPIRHLKSGRDMVEHTRIGNWFSEMEHAVGQSSRMNEHK from the exons ATGAGGGGTCTCAATGGAGCAATATCAATCGCCAGAGCCTTAAGAGTCAACTCCACCGCCGCTTCCACCTTTCTCCGACATCCGCGACCAGCTCCCTACGCCGCAACATATTGTTCTTATTCCATCCCTCAGAATCTCGTTGATCGCTCGGACCTATCAACTCCCCCTATTGTTCGCAGCGACGTCATCGGATTTAGGTATTATAGTTCTGCTGCCACCGCCGCCGCAACGTCTACGCCGCAGCAAGACCTCAAGACGAGAGGCGCCGAACAAAATAGCTTCAATCCCAAAGAAGTTGTTCTCTTTCAGTATGAAGCTTGCCCCTTCTGCAACAAGGTTAAAG CTTTTTTAGATTATCATGGTATTGAGTACAAAGTGGTTGAAGTAAATCCAATGAACAAGAAAGAGATTAAATGGTCTGATTACAAGAAGGTGCCAATTGTCACTGTTGATGGTGAACAATTAGTTGATTcttcag atATAATTGATAAGTTGATCAAAAGGATACATCCAGATTATGATCTAAATGCAGACGAAGAGAAGAAGTGGCGCGA GTGGGTAGACAATCACTTGGTGCATGTTTTGTCGCCAAACATATATCGAACTGTTTCGGAAGCTCTTGAATCATTTGATTATATTACCACCAAAG GCAATTTCAGTTTATATGAGAGGTTAGTGGCAAAGTATGGTGGGGCTGCTGCCATGTATTTCGTGtcaaagaaattgaagaagagACACAATATCACTGATGAGCGTGCATCGTTGTATGGAGCTGCTGAACAATGGGTTGATGCTTTGAAGGGTCGAAAATTTCTTG GTGATTTGCAACCTAATTTAGCAGATCTTGCTGTTTTTGGTGTTCTAAGACCCATCCGTCACCTCAAGTCAGGTCGTGATATGGTAGAGCACACAAGGATTGGGAATTGGTTTTCTGAGATGGAACATGCAGTAGGACAGTCTTCCAGAATGAATGAGCATAAGTAG
- the LOC123896839 gene encoding dnaJ homolog subfamily C member 2-like → MAVHTKYRLITYSPEIVDGKPIFVSSNCLPAKALKYEPAGHSFHSAALKLMGVNEEKDNKDDNKKVVGDKEQAYLPTDSYSSKSKKKSGDKDKQQQDHYALLGLSHLRYLATEDQIRKSYRDAALRFHPDKQAALLLAEETEAAKEAKKVEIETHFLAIQEAYEVLVDPTKRRIYDSTDEFDDEIPTDCAPQDFFKVFGPAFMRNGRWSVTQPIPSLGDDKTSIKEVDSFYDFWYSFKSWREFPQEDECDLDQAENREHKRWMERQNAKLSEKARKEEYVRIRTLVENAYKRDPRILRRKEEIKAEKKRKKESKFMAKKLEEEEAARIAEEEKKRKAEEDKKAAEAALQQKKVREKEKKLLRKERTRLRTLSGPISSQHIFDISEDNVEELCMSFDIDQLRGLCEKMEGKELLEQAEALRDAVSGKKHVVDEKSNQQNGTVKANGSSSSLAGYAEKKEKPWTKEEIELLRKGVQKFPKGTSRRWEVVSEYIGTGRSVEEILKATKTVLLQKPDTAKAFDTFLEKRKPAAQSIESPLSTREELERVSIPATTPENSAAFSTTTTTPPTPTPVATTKTTPTAPTMTTTTATKNIINSEESQGVSEQEVWSAVQERALVQALKTFPKEANQRWERVAAAVPGKTVNQCKKKFAMMKENFRNKKTAV, encoded by the coding sequence ATGGCTGTTCATACAAAATATCGTCTCATTACTTACTCACCGGAGATTGTAGATGGGAAGCCTATTTTTGTTTCGTCGAATTGTCTACCGGCTAAGGCGTTGAAATATGAGCCGGCAGGTCATTCTTTTCATTCTGCTGCACTTAAACTTATGGGtgttaatgaagaaaaagataaCAAAGATGATAATAAGAAAGTGGTTGGCGATAAGGAACAAGCTTATTTGCCAACTGATTCTTATAGCAGCAAGAGCAAAAAGAAATCTGGGGATAAAGACAAACAACAACAGGATCACTATGCATTATTGGGGTTGAGCCATCTTAGGTATCTTGCTACGGAAGATCAAATTCGTAAAAGCTATCGTGACGCTGCCTTGAGGTTTCATCCGGACAAACAAGCTGCTCTTCTACTTGCCGAGGAAACTGAGGCTGCGAAGGAGGCTAAGAAGGTTGAAATAGAAACTCATTTCCTGGCAATCCAGGAGGCATATGAAGTGTTGGTTGATCCCACCAAGAGAAGAATTTATGATTCTACCGATGAGTTTGATGACGAGATTCCAACCGACTGTGCTCCACAAGACTTCTTCAAGGTGTTTGGTCCAGCTTTTATGAGGAATGGGCGGTGGTCGGTTACTCAACCAATTCCATCATTAGGTGATGATAAGACTTCAATAAAGGAAGTTGACAGTTTCTACGATTTTTGGTATTCCTTTAAAAGCTGGAGAGAGTTTCCCCAGGAGGATGAGTGTGATCTTGATCAAGCTGAAAATCGAGAGCATAAAAGGTGGATGGAAAGGCAGAATGCAAAACTTTCGGAAAAAGCTAGGAAGGAAGAGTATGTACGGATCCGCACACTTGTTGAAAATGCTTATAAGAGGGACCCTAGAATATTGAGAAGAAAGGAAGAGATAAAGGCtgagaagaaaaggaaaaaagagtCCAAGTTCATGGCAAAGAAGTTGGAGGAGGAAGAAGCAGCCAGAATTGCTGAAGAGGAGAAAAAACGAAAAGCAGAGGAAGATAAAAAAGCTGCTGAAGCTGCTTTGCAACAGAAAAAGGTGAGGGAGAAAGAGAAAAAGCTCTTGCGGAAGGAGCGGACACGCCTTCGAACTCTCTCAGGACCTATCTCGTCACAACACATATTTGATATTTCTGAAGACAATGTAGAAGAGCTTTGTATGTCATTTGATATTGATCAGTTGAGGGGTTTGTGCGAGAAAATGGAAGGCAAAGAGCTGTTAGAGCAGGCAGAAGCTCTAAGAGATGCAGTGAGTGGCAAGAAACatgttgttgatgaaaaaagTAATCAACAAAATGGCACTGTCAAGGCTAATGGAAGCAGTAGTTCTCTAGCAGGCTATGCAGAGAAGAAGGAGAAACCTTGGACTAAAGAAGAGATCGAGCTATTGAGGAAAGGAGTGCAAAAGTTTCCCAAAGGAACTTCAAGGAGATGGGAGGTTGTTTCAGAATACATTGGCACTGGAAGATCTGTTGAAGAAATATTGAAAGCTACTAAAACCGTTCTCCTCCAGAAGCCCGATACAGCCAAAGCTTTTGACACATTTCTTGAGAAAAGGAAACCTGCTGCACAATCAATTGAATCTCCACTGTCAACCAGAGAAGAACTGGAACGGGTATCAATACCAGCAACAACACCCGAAAATAGTGCTGCcttctcaacaacaacaacaacaccaccAACACCAACACCAGTGGCAACGACAAAAACAACACCAACAGCACCAACGATGACGACAACTACAGCAACAAAAAACATCATCAACTCAGAAGAATCTCAAGGAGTTTCAGAACAGGAAGTGTGGTCTGCAGTACAGGAAAGAGCACTAGTTCAAGCTTTAAAAACCTTTCCAAAGGAAGCTAACCAGAGATGGGAACGAGTAGCTGCAGCTGTACCTGGGAAGACTGTGAACCAATGCAAGAAGAAATTTGCCATGATGAAGGAAAATTTCAGGAACAAGAAAACTGCAGTTTGA